The nucleotide window CAGGGGTTATCTCAACCTCCCTTTCCGTAACTGTTTCTTCCTCGGCTATCTTCCTCCTCTTCAGCTCTTTAATTGGAACGAACTTCTGGATCTCGCTCAGGGAGACGGTTTCCTTCTCCGCGAGAAGTTTCAAAGCCCTATCGATGGGTCTCTCCCCAGCATTGAGACCCTTCTCGGTTATCTCCAGAACGAGCTTTCCGTCTTCCTTTCTAACGCTCGCCCAGCCCTCCTTCCTCAGGAGGCCAACTATGGGTTTAAGTTCCTCCTCGCTGAGAACCTCGGAGAGATCGTCCAGGGTGACCTTCCCTTTTTCTTTTAGAACCTTTAGAGCCCTCCACTCCGGAAGGCCTATCCCTGCGTACTCCCTTCCCGTGTCCGTGAGAACGGCAACTTTTTCGCTCCTCTCGTGGAGATTAGCAAGCCCCTTGGCCTGAAGTCCTAACACAGCTCTCATAACCGCGACCTGGTCGAGACCGGTTTCCCTTACCAGCTCCTCGAACTTCGCCTTCCTGAGCCCCGCGAGTTTTATGAGCGTGAGTTTCTCCTGGTAGCTTAGCTCCATACTGCCACCTCCCGTGGTGAATGTGGGGGAAATTACTTAAGAATTGCGGTGGAGAAAGAAAAGGAGAAACTCACTCCTTGGGGAAGAAAACGACTTTGCCAGTCTTTCCGGCGCGCATGAGTTCAAAAGCCTCTTCAAATTTCTCGAAGCCCTTGTACCTGTGGGTGATTATTGGGTCGAGGTTCAGCTTGCCACTCTGTATGAGGCTGGAAACCGTGTACCAGGTCTCCCAGAGGTGCCTCCCGGTTATGCCGTGAATCTCAAGGGCCTTGAAGATTATGAAGTTGTTGAAGTCTATCGAAACGTCCCTCGGGAAAAGGCCCAGCAGCGAAACCCTCCCTCCAGGGGTTGTTGCAGCCAGGCCCTGTTCGAGGGCTTTTGGAGCGCCGCTGAACTCGAGGAACACCTCGACTCCGGCTCCATCCGTGATATCCATGACTGCCTTGACCGGATCCTCCTCGAAGGGATTGATGACGTAGTCGGCACCCACCTTCTTCGCCAAGTTCCTCCTGAACTCGCTCGGCTCGGAAACTATCACAGGGTAAGCACCGGATGCCTTGGCCACTGTAATTCCAAGCAATCCTAGGGGACCGGCACCGGTTATAAGGGTGCTCCTTCCGGCTATGGGGCCGGCCAAAACGGTGTCAACCGCGTTGCCAAGCGGCTCCTGCAGGGAAGCGTACTCTGGCTTCATGCCCTTCGGGTTCTTCCAGGCGTTCTGGGCCGGAACTATCGCGTAGGTGGCGAAGACACCATCCATATCAACTCCAAAAATCTTCGTGTTCTGGCAGACGTGGTAGCGGTTGTGCTTGCATGCATAGCACTTGCCGCAGACGATGTGAGTTTCCGCGCTTATGTAATCACCCACCTCGAGGGTGTCAACGCCCGGGCCAACCTCAACTACCTCACCTGCAACCTCGTGGCCCATTATCTGGGGCGGCTTGATTCTGCTCTGGGCCCATTCGTTCCACTCGTAGATGTGCAAATCAGTTCCGCATATGCTAGTTGCGAGAACCCTGATGAGAACCTCGCCCGGACCGGGCTTTGGAACGTCAACTTCAACGAGTTCAGCGCCGTAAGCGGGCTTCGTCTTCATAATAGCCGGCATCTTCTCGGCCATGGCAACCATCTCCTTAACCTTACAATCCATATCTTAACGGGGACGATATAAACCTTTTGTGGCCGGAGCAACGGAGGAGGGAAAGGAAGTTCCATACGGGGTCGGGGAAAAACGAACCCACCAAAAATCGGAAGGCTTATATCTCCCGGCGCCAACTTTGAATGGGAGGGGCTGACTATGGCACTTATTGTTGTTACCGGGCGCGGTGGTGCAGGTAAGACGACGACTACTGCAAACCTCAGTTCTGTTCTCGCCTCTAAGGAATACCGCGTCCTGGCCATT belongs to Thermococcus sp. and includes:
- the tdh gene encoding L-threonine 3-dehydrogenase, which codes for MAEKMPAIMKTKPAYGAELVEVDVPKPGPGEVLIRVLATSICGTDLHIYEWNEWAQSRIKPPQIMGHEVAGEVVEVGPGVDTLEVGDYISAETHIVCGKCYACKHNRYHVCQNTKIFGVDMDGVFATYAIVPAQNAWKNPKGMKPEYASLQEPLGNAVDTVLAGPIAGRSTLITGAGPLGLLGITVAKASGAYPVIVSEPSEFRRNLAKKVGADYVINPFEEDPVKAVMDITDGAGVEVFLEFSGAPKALEQGLAATTPGGRVSLLGLFPRDVSIDFNNFIIFKALEIHGITGRHLWETWYTVSSLIQSGKLNLDPIITHRYKGFEKFEEAFELMRAGKTGKVVFFPKE